One genomic segment of Ricinus communis isolate WT05 ecotype wild-type chromosome 3, ASM1957865v1, whole genome shotgun sequence includes these proteins:
- the LOC8258551 gene encoding probable WRKY transcription factor 50 isoform X3 has translation MSHYSAGSQESDYGDPTNFELSEFLMFDEWIEDANDQSSLLSGSIQNPVYRAHVVGESGGAISPYAGEGREGSREKKGVKERVAFKTKSEIEILDDGFKWRKYGKKMVKNSPNPRNYYRCSVEGCPVKKRVERDKDDLRFVITTYEGIHNHPSSC, from the exons ATGTCTCATTATTCTGCTGGCTCTCAAGAGAGTGACTATGGCGACCCGACCAATTTTGAGCTCTCAGAATTCTTGATGTTCGATGAGTGGATAGAGGATGCTAATGATCAATCATCTCTTCTTTCTGGCTCTATCCAGAATCCGGTTTATCGAGCACATGTTGTCGGCGAGTCAGGTGGAGCGATAAGCCCTTATG CAGGAGAGGGAAGAGAAGGCAGCAGGGAGAAGAAGGGTGTTAAAGAAAGGGTGGCATTCAAGACAAAATCAGAAATTGAGATACTGGATGATGGGTTCAAATGGAGGAAGTATGGCAAGAAGATGGTCAAGAATAGCCCAAATCCAAG GAACTATTATCGGTGTTCGGTTGAAGGCTGCCCTGTCAAGAAGAGAGTAGAAAGAGATAAAGATGATTTAAGATTCGTAATAACTACCTACGAAGGCATCCACAATCATCCAAGCTCCTGTTAA
- the LOC8258551 gene encoding probable WRKY transcription factor 50 isoform X4: MSHYSAGSQESDYGDPTNFELSEFLMFDEWIEDANDQSSLLSGSIQNPVYRAHVVGESGGAISPYGEGREGSREKKGVKERVAFKTKSEIEILDDGFKWRKYGKKMVKNSPNPRNYYRCSVEGCPVKKRVERDKDDLRFVITTYEGIHNHPSSC; the protein is encoded by the exons ATGTCTCATTATTCTGCTGGCTCTCAAGAGAGTGACTATGGCGACCCGACCAATTTTGAGCTCTCAGAATTCTTGATGTTCGATGAGTGGATAGAGGATGCTAATGATCAATCATCTCTTCTTTCTGGCTCTATCCAGAATCCGGTTTATCGAGCACATGTTGTCGGCGAGTCAGGTGGAGCGATAAGCCCTTATG GAGAGGGAAGAGAAGGCAGCAGGGAGAAGAAGGGTGTTAAAGAAAGGGTGGCATTCAAGACAAAATCAGAAATTGAGATACTGGATGATGGGTTCAAATGGAGGAAGTATGGCAAGAAGATGGTCAAGAATAGCCCAAATCCAAG GAACTATTATCGGTGTTCGGTTGAAGGCTGCCCTGTCAAGAAGAGAGTAGAAAGAGATAAAGATGATTTAAGATTCGTAATAACTACCTACGAAGGCATCCACAATCATCCAAGCTCCTGTTAA
- the LOC8258551 gene encoding probable WRKY transcription factor 50 isoform X1, with protein MSHYSAGSQESDYGDPTNFELSEFLMFDEWIEDANDQSSLLSGSIQNPVYRAHVVGESGGAISPYGEHSNAGEGREGSREKKGVKERVAFKTKSEIEILDDGFKWRKYGKKMVKNSPNPRNYYRCSVEGCPVKKRVERDKDDLRFVITTYEGIHNHPSSC; from the exons ATGTCTCATTATTCTGCTGGCTCTCAAGAGAGTGACTATGGCGACCCGACCAATTTTGAGCTCTCAGAATTCTTGATGTTCGATGAGTGGATAGAGGATGCTAATGATCAATCATCTCTTCTTTCTGGCTCTATCCAGAATCCGGTTTATCGAGCACATGTTGTCGGCGAGTCAGGTGGAGCGATAAGCCCTTATGGTGAGCACAGCAACG CAGGAGAGGGAAGAGAAGGCAGCAGGGAGAAGAAGGGTGTTAAAGAAAGGGTGGCATTCAAGACAAAATCAGAAATTGAGATACTGGATGATGGGTTCAAATGGAGGAAGTATGGCAAGAAGATGGTCAAGAATAGCCCAAATCCAAG GAACTATTATCGGTGTTCGGTTGAAGGCTGCCCTGTCAAGAAGAGAGTAGAAAGAGATAAAGATGATTTAAGATTCGTAATAACTACCTACGAAGGCATCCACAATCATCCAAGCTCCTGTTAA
- the LOC8258551 gene encoding probable WRKY transcription factor 50 isoform X2 — protein MSHYSAGSQESDYGDPTNFELSEFLMFDEWIEDANDQSSLLSGSIQNPVYRAHVVGESGGAISPYGEHSNGEGREGSREKKGVKERVAFKTKSEIEILDDGFKWRKYGKKMVKNSPNPRNYYRCSVEGCPVKKRVERDKDDLRFVITTYEGIHNHPSSC, from the exons ATGTCTCATTATTCTGCTGGCTCTCAAGAGAGTGACTATGGCGACCCGACCAATTTTGAGCTCTCAGAATTCTTGATGTTCGATGAGTGGATAGAGGATGCTAATGATCAATCATCTCTTCTTTCTGGCTCTATCCAGAATCCGGTTTATCGAGCACATGTTGTCGGCGAGTCAGGTGGAGCGATAAGCCCTTATGGTGAGCACAGCAACG GAGAGGGAAGAGAAGGCAGCAGGGAGAAGAAGGGTGTTAAAGAAAGGGTGGCATTCAAGACAAAATCAGAAATTGAGATACTGGATGATGGGTTCAAATGGAGGAAGTATGGCAAGAAGATGGTCAAGAATAGCCCAAATCCAAG GAACTATTATCGGTGTTCGGTTGAAGGCTGCCCTGTCAAGAAGAGAGTAGAAAGAGATAAAGATGATTTAAGATTCGTAATAACTACCTACGAAGGCATCCACAATCATCCAAGCTCCTGTTAA
- the LOC8258549 gene encoding LOW QUALITY PROTEIN: (S)-coclaurine N-methyltransferase (The sequence of the model RefSeq protein was modified relative to this genomic sequence to represent the inferred CDS: inserted 1 base in 1 codon; substituted 2 bases at 2 genomic stop codons) gives MEGFMQLPYDATVSFMLASLERNLLSDAFIRRLTRLLLATRLRSGHKPSSEQQLSDHVHFTRSLKEMPIAIKTDKPKTQNYELPTSFFKLVLGKHFKYSCCYFCDRSSTLEDAEKSTLELYCERSQLKDGRSVLDIGCDWGALSFYIAXKYSNCRITGICNSTTQKASIEVRCRYAPRDLQLQNVEILVAETSTFEMDASYDRLYSIGMFEHMKNYKDLFHKISKWMKQDGLLFVQYFCHKTFACHFEVXFIIIVNACXQITRYFFTGGTMPAANLLLYFQICCEDVSVVNHRLVNGKHYAQTSEEWLKRIDWNLHSIKAIMVSTYGKDQVLKRTIYWRTFFIAVAELFGYNNGEEWMVAHFLFKRK, from the exons ATGGAGGGATTCATGCAGCTACCTTATGATGCTACAGTGAGTTTCATGTTAGCTTCACTTGAACGTAATTTGCTATCGGATGCCTTTATAAGGAGGCTTACTCGCTTGCTCTTGGCTACCCGTCTACGCTCCGGCCATAAGCCTTCATCTGAGCAACAGCTCTCTGACCATGTCCATTTCACGCgtt CTCTAAAAGAGATGCCTATTGCGATCAAAACTGATAAGCCTAAAACTCAAAATTATGAACTGCCAACCTCTTTCTTTAAGTTGGTTTTGGGCAAACATTTCAAGTA CAGTTGCTGTTATTTTTGTGATAGATCAAGCACATTGGAGGATGCTGAGAAATCAACGTTGGAGCTCTACTGTGAGAGGTCACAGCTAAAAGATGGACGCAGTGTCCTTGATATTGGATGTGATTGGGGAGCACTCTCTTTTTACATTGCCTAAAAGTATAGCAATTGCAGGATTACTGGTATTTGCAATTCAACAACTCAGAAAGCATCCATTGAGGTGCGGTGTCGTTATGCTCCTCG GGACCTTCAGCTGCAGAATGTAGAAATTCTTGTTGCAGAAACTAGCACATTTGAAATGGACGCGTCCTATGACCGTCTATACTCCATTGGAATGTTTGAA CATATGAAGAACTATAAAGATCTATTTCACAAGATATCCAAGTGGATGAAACAGGATGGCCTTCTTTTTGTTCAATATTTCTGCCACAAGACATTTGCTTGCCATTTTGAGGTATAGTTCATCATAATTGTAAATGCCT TGCAAATTACTAGGTATTTCTTCACTGGAGGAACAATGCCTGCTGCAAATTTGTTGCTCTATTTCCAGATTTGCTGT GAGGATGTTTCTGTTGTCAACCATCGGCTTGTGAACGGGAAACATTATGCACAGACAAG TGAGGAGTGGCTCAAAAGAATCGACTGGAACTTGCATTCAATTAAGGCAATAATGGTGTCAACTTACGGCAAGGATCAGGTTCTCAAGCGGACCATATATTGGAGAACATTCTTTATAGCTGTGGCAGAACTTTTTGGATACAACAATGGAGAAGAATGGATGGTTGCACATTTCCTctttaagagaaaataa
- the LOC125369488 gene encoding uncharacterized protein At4g33100, translating into MGFIKNEKKAAPSSSSSTSTSPCAHLRAAYHNCFNRWYSEKFLKGQWDKEECVSEWQKYKACLSEHLDDKLLSKFLEAEIIPADVGNPIDGATGVSR; encoded by the exons ATGggttttattaaaaatgaaaaaaaggcTGCaccttcttcatcttcttcaacTTCGACATCCCCTTGTGCCCATCTGAGAGCTGCTTATCACAATTGTTTCAACAG ATGGTACTCAGAGAAGTTTCTAAAGGGTCAATGGGATAAAGAGGAATGCGTTTCTGAGTGGCAAAAATACAAAGCTTGTCTCTCT gaACACTTGGATGATAAGCTTTTGAGTAAATTCTTGGAAGCTGAAATCATCCCAGCTGATGTGGGAAACCCGATTGATGGTGCGACTGGTGTTTCTCGATAA
- the LOC8258548 gene encoding aminopeptidase M1, translated as MDQFKGQPRLPKFAVPKRYDIRIKPDLSACTFSGTVSVDLEIVSNTKFIVLNAADLSVKSNSVNFTSSSSKMVEAVKAELFEGDDILVLEFAETLPVGAGILAIEFDGVLNDKMKGLYKSTYEINGEKKNMAVTQFEPADARRCFPCWDEPACKAKFKITLDVPTELVALSNMPVVEEKVNGPLKIVSYQETPIMSTYLVAIVVGLFDYVEDHTSDGIKVRVYCQVGKANQGRFALHVAVKTLELYKEYFSVQYPLPKLDMIAIPDFAAGAMENYGLVTYRETALLFDDKHSAAANKQRVATVVAHELAHQWFGNLVTMEWWTDLWLNEGFATWVSYLAADSLFPEWKIWTQFLDELTEGLRLDSLEESHPIEVEINHANEIDEIFDAISYRKGASVIRMLQSYLGAECFQRSLASYVKKHAYSNAKTEDLWAALEEGSGEPVNKLMNSWTRQKGYPVISAKLKDQKLEFEQSQFLSSGSHGDGQWIVPITLCCGSYDVHKNFLLQAKSETLDVKLFSLVENQNAWLKLNVNQTGFYRVKYDDDLAARLRYAIEKKHLSETDRYGILDDSFALCMARHQSFTSLFTLMNAYREELEYTVLSNLITISYKVIRIAADATPELLDCINECFINLFQFSAERVGWDPKQDESHLDAMLRGEIWTALAVFGHDPTLDEGIRRFYAFVDDRDTPLLPPDIRKAAYVAVMQRVSTSNRSGYDSLLRVYRETDLSQEKTRILGALASCPDPNIVLEVLNFVLTSEVRSQDAVFGLAVSKEGRETAWKWLKDKWDYISKTWGSGFLITRFVGAVVSPFASFEKAKEVEEFFATRSKPSIMRTLKQSIERVNVNAKWVQSIQNEKQLADVVKELAHRKF; from the exons ATGGATCAATTCAAAGGCCAACCTCGCCTACCGAAATTCGCAGTCCCGAAACGGTACGATATTCGTATTAAACCGGACCTTTCCGCCTGCACATTTTCCGGCACTGTTTCAGTCGACCTCGAAATTGTCTCCAACACTAAATTCATCGTCTTAAACGCCGCTGACCTCTCCGTTAAATCCAACTCTGTTAACTTCACATCCTCATCCTCTAAG ATGGTTGAGGCAGTGAAAGCTGAATTATTTGAAGGTGATGATATACTTGTGTTGGAGTTCGCTGAGACGCTTCCGGTTGGTGCCGGAATTCTCGCGATTGAGTTTGACGGTGTTTTGAACGATAAAATGAAAGGACTTTACAAAAG TACTTATGAGATAAATGGtgagaagaaaaatatggCAGTTACTCAATTTGAGCCAGCTGATGCTAGGAGATGCTTTCCATGTTGGGATGAGCCTGCCTGCAAG GCTAAATTCAAGATTACTTTGGATGTGCCAACTGAATTAGTGGCTCTTTCTAATATGCCTGTGGTTGAGGAGAAAGTGAATGGACCTTTGAAGATTGTTTCATATCAGGAAACACCTATCATGTCTACTTATTTGGTAGCAATTGTTGTTGGGTTGTTTGATTATGTTGAAGATCACACATCTGACG GGATCAAAGTTCGAGTGTATTGTCAAGTTGGGAAGGCTAATCAAGGGAGATTTGCATTGCATGTTGCTGTAAAGACACTTGAATTATACAAAGA ATATTTTTCTGTTCAGTATCCTCTACCCAAGTTGGATATGATTGCTATTCCCGACTTTGCAGCTGGGGCCATGGAGAATTATGGGTTAGTCACATATCGTGAAACAGCCTTGCTCTTTGATGATAAGCATTCTGCTGCTGCTAACAAGCAGAGG GTTGCTACTGTTGTTGCACATGAGCTGGCACATCAGTGGTTTGGCAATCTTGTAACAATGGAATGGTGGACGGATTTGTGGCTTAATGAAGGTTTTGCAACATGG GTGAGCTACCTTGCAGCTGATAGCTTGTTTCCAGAATGGAAGATATGGACTCAGTTTCTTGATGAACTTACCGAAGGTCTTAGGTTGGACAGCCTTGAAGAATCCCACCCCATTGAG GTGGAGATAAACCATGCTAatgaaattgatgaaatttttGATGCGATAAGTTATAGAAAAGGTGCCTCTGTCATCCGAATGTTGCAAAGCTATCTTGGTGCTGAATGCTTTCAG CGCTCTCTTGCTTCATACGTTAAAAAGCATGCCTACTCAAATGCAAAGACGGAAGACTTATGGGCTGCCCTTGAGGAGGGATCTGGTGAGCCTGTGAATAAGCTAATGAATTCATGGACAAGGCAAAAGGGGTACCCTGTCATATCTGCGAAACTCAAAGACCAGAAGTTGGAATTTGAACAG TCACAATtcttgtcaagtggttctCATGGAGATGGCCAGTGGATTGTCCCAATAACTTTGTGTTGTGGCTCATATGATGTGCACAAGAATTTCTTATTGCAAGCAAAATCTGAAACTCTTGATGTTAAGTTATTCAGCCTTGTTGAGAACCAAAATGCTTGGCTTAAACTTAATGTGAATCAGACTGGTTTCTATAGGGTGAAATATGATGATGACCTAGCAGCTAGACTTAGATATGCCATAGAGAAAAAGCACCTCAGCGAGACAGACAGATATG GCATTTTGGATGATTCTTTTGCCCTTTGTATGGCTCGTCACCAGTCTTTTACCTCTTTGTTTACTCTGATGAACGCTTACAGGGAGGAGCTCGAGTATACTGTGCTGTCTAACTTGATTACT ATAAGTTATAAAGTTATAAGGATTGCAGCGGATGCAACCCCTGAATTATTGGACTGCATAAATGAGTgttttattaatctttttcaGTTTTCTGCTGA GAGAGTTGGTTGGGATCCTAAGCAAGATGAAAGCCATCTTGATGCGATGTTGAGAGGAGAAATTTGGACTGCGCTTGCTGTGTTTGGACATGATCCAACACTAGATGAAGGAATTAGGAGATTTTATGCATTTGTGGATGATAGAGATACGCCACTCCTCCCACCTGATATAAGAAAG GCAGCATATGTGGCAGTAATGCAGAGAGTCAGCACATCAAATAGATCAGGATATGATTCTCTCCTTAGAGTCTATAGAGAGACTGATCTAAGCCAAGAGAAAACTCGAATTCTAG GTGCATTGGCATCATGTCCAGACCCCAATATAGTTCTTGAAGTGTTGAATTTTGTGCTGACTAGTGAG GTTCGCAGTCAAGATGCTGTTTTTGGACTTGCTGTTTCGAAGGAAGGAAGGGAAACAGCTTGGAAATGGCTGAAG GATAAGTGGGATTACATATCAAAAACCTGGGGTTCTGGATTTTTAATTACTCGCTTTGTCGGTGCAGTAGTATCACCG TTTGCTTCATTTGAGAAGGCGAAGGAAGTGGAGGAGTTCTTTGCAACCCGTTCTAAGCCTTCAATTATGAGAACCTTGAAGCAGAGCATCGAACGGGTCAACGTTAATGCAAAGTGGGTTCAGAGCATTCAGAACGAGAAACAACTGGCGGATGTCGTGAAAGAATTAGCGCACAGGAAATTCTAG
- the LOC8258547 gene encoding protein phosphatase 2C 50 yields MEEIFLTVAVPFRVGNSICENPTIDTHLEITRLKFMADTAAGLLSDSVTKISTAGDKDCNCSDLGDEVSDTTVAVPKEDKGEGGAPLLDMVSENKSNWVVNHDVINQESDEEDSFSLEGDPIFDSSCSLSVASETSSLCGEDFLGFDATSEIRPPGYLDVEKSICNVDIIANAVDSVESNVEAKVVSDSVAVAVSLEEEIGDGSNPKTSTVVLQLALEKGASGTVPRSVFEVDCVPLWGFTSICGRRPEMEDAFATVPHFLKIPIQMLIGDRVLDGVGKYITQQSAHFFAVYDGHGGSQVANYCSNRMHSALAEEIEFVKNGLGNGRVVNSCQEQWKKTFTNCFIKVDAEVGGKESAEPVAPETVGSTAVVAIICSSHIIVANCGDSRAVLYRGKEPMALSVDHKPNREDEYARIEAAGGKVIPWNGHRVFGVLAMSRSIGDRYLKPWIIPEPEVMFIPRTKEDECLILASDGLWDVISNEEACDLARRRILVWHKKNGSALPTRGDGIDPAAQAAAEYLSNRAVQKGSKDNITVIVVDLKAQRKLKSKT; encoded by the exons ATGGAGGAGATTTTTTTGACGGTTGCAGTGCCATTTAGAGTAGGTAATTCAATCTGTGAAAACCCAACCATAGATACCCATTTGGAAATCACAAGACTTAAGTTCATGGCAGACACTGCAGCTGGCTTATTATCTGATTCTGTAACTAAGATTTCTACTGCTGGGGATAAGGATTGTAATTGTAGTGATTTAGGTGATGAAGTTAGTGATACTACAGTTGCAGTTCCAAAAGAGGACAAGGGGGAAGGAGGAGCCCCTTTGTTGGATATGGTTTCTGAAAATAAAAGCAATTGGGTAGTTAATCATGATGTCATAAACCAAGAAAGCGATGAAGAGGATTCCTTCTCGCTGGAGGGTGATCCAATTTTCGATAGCTCGTGCTCTCTCTCAGTGGCTAGTGAGACAAGCAGCTTATGCGGCGAGGATTTCCTGGGTTTTGACGCCACCTCTGAGATACGACCTCCAGGTTATTTGGATGTTGAGAAGAGCATTTGCAATGTTGATATTATTGCTAATGCCGTGGATTCGGTGGAGTCCAATGTTGAGGCAAAGGTTGTTAGTGATTCTGTCGCTGTAGCTGTGAGCCTTGAAGAAGAGATCGGAGATGGGTCCAACCCGAAGACATCTACTGTTGTACTTCAGTTGGCTCTGGAAAAAGGGGCGAGTGGAACAGTTCCACGCAGTGTTTTTGAGGTGGATTGTGTGCCTCTCTGGGGATTTACCTCTATATGTGGAAGGAGACCAGAGATGGAAGATGCATTTGCAACTGTGCCTCATTTTCTGAAAATTCCTATTCAAATGCTAATTGGTGACCGGGTGCTTGATGGCGTGGGCAAGTATATAACTCAGCAGAGTGCACATTTTTTCGCAGTGTACGATGGTCATGGAGGCTCGCAG GTTGCTAATTATTGTAGCAACCGTATGCATTCTGCTCTGGCTGAGGAGAtagaatttgttaaaaatggcCTGGGCAACGGAAGGGTGGTTAATAGTTGCCAGGAGCAGTGGAAAAAGACGTTCACAAATTGTTTTATTAAGGTAGATGCTGAAGTTGGAGGAAAGGAAAGTGCTGAACCAGTTGCTCCCGAAACGGTTGGTTCAACTGCTGTTGTTGCCATTATTTGTTCGTCCCACATAATAGTTGCAAATTGTGGAGACTCTCGAGCAGTTCTATATCGGGGAAAAGAACCCATGGCACTCTCAGTGGATCATAAA CCAAACCGAGAAGATGAATATGCAAGGATAGAAGCAGCTGGAGGAAAGGTTATCCCATGGAATGGGCATCGTGTCTTTGGCGTCCTTGCAATGTCAAGGTCTATTG GTGATAGATATTTGAAACCATGGATCATTCCAGAACCAGAAGTGATGTTTATTCCTCgaacaaaagaagatgaaTGCCTCATTCTGGCTAGTGATGGCTTATGGGATGTCATATCGAATGAAGAGGCATGTGATCTGGCTCGGAGACGAATACTTGTATGGCACAAAAAGAATGGTAGTGCACTTCCCACAAGGGGGGATGGAATTGATCCTGCAGCTCAAGCAGCAGCTGAGTACCTTTCGAACCGCGCCGTTCAAAAGGGAAGCAAAGACAACATCACTGTGATTGTCGTGGATCTGAAAGCTCAAAGGAAACTTAAGAGCAAGACATGA